Proteins from a single region of Antechinus flavipes isolate AdamAnt ecotype Samford, QLD, Australia chromosome 2, AdamAnt_v2, whole genome shotgun sequence:
- the LOC127547127 gene encoding regulator of G-protein signaling 19-like translates to MPTADEAGKQHTGPEEADRPPSMSRNDPAPLAPSRPCCFCWCCCCSCSWNEDRQRAWKTSRETRLETIPNCESCTKPSQEEVQSWAKSFDKLMKNPAGRNVFREFLWTEYSEENMLFWLACEELKGEGNKQAIDEKARLIYEDYISILSPKEVSLDSRVREVINKKMQEPSSHTFDDAQLQIYTLMHRDSYPRFLNSAFYKALLLSTSRSSSES, encoded by the coding sequence ATGCCGACAGCTGATGAGGCTGGGAAGCAGCATACAGGGCCTGAGGAGGCAGATAGGCCCCCATCTATGTCCCGAAATGACCCAGCCCCTCTGGCTCCTTCCCGGCCCTGCTGCTTctgctggtgctgctgctgcAGCTGTTCATGGAATGAAGACCGGCAGCGGGCTTGGAAGACCTCTAGAGAGACCAGACTGGAGACCATCCCCAACTGTGAAAGCTGCACCAAGCCCAGCCAAGAGGAAGTCCAAAGCTGGGCAAAGTCTTTTGACAAGCTAATGAAGAATCCTGCTGGCCGAAATGTGTTCCGAGAGTTCCTCTGGACAGAATACAGCGAGGAGAACATGCTCTTCTGGCTGGCCTGTGAGGAGCTCAAGGGAGAAGGCAACAAGCAAGCCATCGATGAGAAGGCTCGGCTTATCTACGAGGACTATATTTCCATCCTTTCTCCCAAAGAGGTGAGCCTGGACTCCAGGGTACGAGAGGTCATCAACAAAAAGATGCAAGAGCCATCATCCCACACATTTGATGATGCCCAGCTACAGATCTACACCCTCATGCATAGGGACTCCTACCCTCGCTTCCTGAACTCAGCTTTCTACAAAGCCCTGCTCCTCAGCACCTCGAGATCCTCCTCCGAGTCCTAG